One region of Syntrophobacter fumaroxidans MPOB genomic DNA includes:
- the rplI gene encoding 50S ribosomal protein L9 translates to MMKVILTENLSSLGQIGQVVNVAPGYARNYLFPQGLALEATGKNVKELDHRKRVLAAKREKIRQEMLSVAEKINQVKLVLRRKVADEDKLYGSVSAADIQSALEERGFIVARKDIQLDQPIKQLGEFTVSVRVDAQIAATVGVVVEKEE, encoded by the coding sequence ATGATGAAAGTGATTTTGACTGAGAACCTCTCTTCTCTGGGCCAGATCGGGCAGGTGGTCAACGTGGCCCCGGGGTATGCCCGCAACTATCTGTTCCCTCAGGGACTGGCTCTGGAAGCCACCGGAAAGAACGTGAAGGAGCTGGACCATCGTAAGCGGGTGCTGGCGGCCAAGCGCGAAAAGATTCGCCAGGAAATGCTTTCGGTGGCCGAGAAGATCAACCAGGTCAAGCTCGTGCTGCGCCGGAAAGTGGCCGACGAGGACAAGCTGTACGGCTCGGTGAGTGCCGCCGACATCCAGAGCGCGCTCGAGGAACGGGGCTTCATCGTGGCCCGCAAGGACATTCAGCTCGATCAGCCCATCAAGCAACTCGGGGAATTCACGGTTTCCGTCCGCGTGGACGCTCAGATTGCGGCCACCGTCGGTGTCGTGGTTGAAAAAGAAGAGTAG
- a CDS encoding YybS family protein yields the protein MGLFSQNNGFDRNPGLGMEIAVGTTATLISFLAILLIPVAGVVAGVLTPLPTLLSLYRRGRPMGYWGPGVTVLAGVLLLVVLGMPQIVPYFCLLLSMGVLMGLGMRRQWSIEKTIGVPTLFVFVAGAFLFWLAAGDSETGFAGFVEEDLRNSIRAAMQQYGGEGEEKKVLEQSLQNMVPFLVKLLPGAAVSTTLLAAWFNVVAARRYCRMARLPFPAWGQWLEWKAPDHLIWGVIAAGVMLLVPGKTLTVVGLNLLLILATVYLFQGLAILGFYFERWKMPRAMRLLSYGIVLLQQFATMAVILLGLFDLWCDFRRLTRKPAESP from the coding sequence ATGGGCCTGTTCAGCCAAAACAACGGCTTCGACCGTAATCCCGGCCTGGGAATGGAGATCGCCGTCGGCACGACGGCGACGTTGATCTCGTTCCTGGCCATTCTTCTCATCCCGGTTGCGGGCGTCGTCGCGGGCGTGCTGACTCCCCTGCCCACTCTGCTCTCGCTTTACAGGAGAGGGCGGCCGATGGGCTACTGGGGCCCCGGCGTGACCGTTCTGGCGGGTGTGTTGTTGTTGGTGGTCCTGGGGATGCCGCAGATCGTGCCGTATTTTTGCCTGCTGCTTTCCATGGGAGTGCTGATGGGGCTGGGCATGAGGCGGCAATGGTCCATCGAGAAGACGATCGGAGTGCCCACCCTGTTTGTATTTGTGGCCGGCGCGTTCCTGTTCTGGCTCGCTGCGGGGGATTCCGAAACCGGATTCGCGGGTTTCGTCGAGGAGGATTTGCGCAACTCCATTCGTGCCGCCATGCAGCAGTACGGTGGGGAAGGCGAGGAGAAGAAGGTCCTCGAGCAATCCCTGCAAAACATGGTCCCCTTTCTGGTCAAGCTCCTGCCGGGCGCGGCCGTGTCCACCACTCTGCTGGCGGCATGGTTCAATGTCGTGGCCGCGAGGCGCTACTGCCGCATGGCCCGGCTCCCCTTTCCGGCCTGGGGACAGTGGCTCGAATGGAAGGCTCCGGATCATTTGATCTGGGGAGTGATCGCGGCCGGAGTGATGCTGCTGGTGCCGGGCAAGACGCTCACGGTGGTGGGACTGAACCTCCTGCTCATTCTGGCCACCGTGTACCTGTTCCAGGGTCTGGCCATATTGGGGTTTTACTTCGAGCGATGGAAGATGCCCCGGGCGATGAGACTCCTCAGCTACGGCATCGTTTTGCTTCAGCAGTTCGCGACGATGGCCGTGATCCTGCTGGGCCTCTTCGACCTGTGGTGCGATTTTCGGCGCCTGACCCGGAAGCCGGCGGAAAGCCCTTGA
- the rpsR gene encoding 30S ribosomal protein S18 — MAIRRRRRTFHRRKVCRFCVDSELKIDYKDSKTLRYFVTERGKIVPRRISGNCAKHQRELTLAVKRARQIALLPHTTIHNV; from the coding sequence ATGGCCATCAGACGCAGGCGACGCACTTTCCATCGGCGCAAGGTATGCCGTTTTTGTGTGGATAGCGAGCTCAAGATTGATTACAAAGATTCCAAGACGTTGCGTTATTTTGTCACCGAACGGGGCAAGATAGTCCCCCGGCGCATTTCCGGCAACTGTGCGAAGCACCAGAGGGAGTTGACTCTGGCGGTGAAGAGGGCACGCCAGATCGCGTTGTTGCCTCACACCACGATCCATAACGTGTAA
- the rpsF gene encoding 30S ribosomal protein S6, whose protein sequence is MRKYETFFIIDPDLPDEVTAAVDEKIKSVVGANGGDVVSYVPWGKKKLAYPVKKRSRGLYVLMEYAGDSRLVAELERNMRLDERVLKFITVKLDDRYDPEKEAARMAANLPSFPEDEDTEEKGSAPLAREEEGIGEEAQTDEAEDKE, encoded by the coding sequence ATGCGTAAGTATGAAACCTTTTTTATCATCGATCCGGATTTGCCGGACGAAGTGACGGCGGCGGTCGACGAGAAGATCAAGTCGGTTGTCGGCGCCAACGGCGGGGACGTCGTTTCTTACGTCCCCTGGGGAAAGAAGAAACTGGCCTATCCGGTGAAGAAGCGGTCGCGCGGCCTTTACGTGCTCATGGAATATGCCGGGGATTCCCGGCTGGTGGCCGAGCTCGAGCGCAACATGCGGCTGGATGAACGCGTGCTCAAGTTCATCACCGTCAAGCTGGACGACCGCTACGATCCGGAGAAGGAAGCAGCCCGCATGGCCGCGAATCTCCCCTCGTTCCCGGAGGACGAGGACACCGAGGAAAAGGGTTCCGCGCCCCTTGCCCGGGAGGAAGAAGGCATCGGCGAGGAAGCGCAGACGGATGAAGCGGAAGACAAGGAGTAG
- a CDS encoding FtsB family cell division protein — MNRKTPDTPHKSEGGLLSLFKGVQLLRFLVVILLVANLILLYAIFFSAQGIQGYRRHEEQVRELEAKILKLKRENQKLFDKIVSFKNDPQAQERLVRQELGWVREGELMIEFGPPDVAGPRK, encoded by the coding sequence ATGAACCGGAAAACGCCGGATACGCCTCACAAATCGGAAGGCGGGCTCCTGTCCCTTTTCAAGGGCGTCCAGCTGCTCCGCTTCCTGGTGGTGATCCTTCTGGTCGCGAACCTGATCCTGCTCTACGCCATTTTCTTTTCCGCCCAGGGGATTCAAGGCTACCGTCGACACGAAGAGCAGGTCCGGGAGCTGGAAGCCAAGATCCTCAAGCTGAAAAGAGAGAACCAGAAGCTCTTCGACAAGATCGTGAGCTTCAAGAACGACCCGCAGGCTCAGGAGCGACTCGTGCGCCAGGAACTGGGCTGGGTCCGGGAGGGTGAGCTCATGATCGAGTTCGGACCGCCCGACGTCGCCGGCCCCAGGAAGTGA
- a CDS encoding ASKHA domain-containing protein, with the protein MQPSQSPGPPHAPLVEVLQLELAPPSLADNTADLDRLLRALRRQGFEPIQVRLADADEFAARIRGENFHVTVLVGFFGSHWEIVDILPGSSSPTPLGLAIDLGSSTIGLFFIDLADRKTVAGTSIPNPQAEYGEDILSRLLFARARGNRKILQRIVIGGINRAIRETLENLGRSLSDLCAVTVAGNTVMSHFFLGLDPANLFKEPYIPAVNHFPTFRGKDSTLAMHPRGPVYVFPNAGSYLGGDLIAGVLACGMHRTEEISLLADVGTNAEVVLGNREWLVACAGAAGPALEGGALERGMPAAPGAIDRVRIDPATFEPDFHVLGDVKPSGICGSGVIDLIAEMFRARLLTRQGKLSSPPGCRRVVHTEDGPAYVLADPDRTADEKELLITETDVEVFLKSKAAMYAMLNVAVKKVGIRFDDVRHFYVAGAFGESIDPAMAVRIGMIPDLPMETFHRMGNTAAAGAAMLLVDRDLLKDMEKACGRITYVELNVNAEFMDEFRSALFLPHTSRRLFPSVNVP; encoded by the coding sequence ATGCAGCCGTCACAGTCCCCGGGGCCGCCGCATGCGCCCCTGGTTGAAGTGCTTCAACTGGAGCTTGCCCCACCATCTCTGGCAGACAATACCGCGGACCTCGACCGCCTCCTGAGGGCATTGCGCCGGCAAGGATTCGAGCCGATTCAGGTCCGGCTTGCCGACGCCGACGAATTCGCGGCCCGAATTCGCGGGGAGAATTTTCACGTCACCGTCCTTGTGGGCTTCTTCGGTTCTCACTGGGAGATCGTCGATATCCTTCCCGGAAGTTCCTCTCCAACTCCGCTCGGACTTGCCATCGATCTGGGCAGCTCCACCATCGGCCTGTTCTTTATCGATCTCGCCGACCGCAAGACCGTGGCCGGGACTTCCATTCCCAACCCGCAGGCCGAGTACGGGGAGGACATCCTTTCGCGGCTCCTGTTCGCCCGAGCCAGGGGCAATCGCAAGATCCTGCAGCGCATCGTCATCGGCGGCATCAACCGGGCGATCCGGGAAACCCTGGAGAACCTGGGGCGTTCTCTTTCGGATTTGTGCGCCGTGACGGTTGCGGGCAATACCGTGATGAGTCATTTTTTCCTGGGGCTTGACCCGGCGAATCTATTCAAGGAACCTTACATCCCCGCGGTAAATCATTTCCCCACGTTCCGCGGCAAGGATTCGACCCTTGCCATGCACCCTCGCGGCCCGGTATACGTTTTCCCCAATGCCGGCTCCTACCTGGGGGGCGACCTGATCGCCGGGGTCCTTGCCTGCGGGATGCACAGAACGGAAGAAATCAGCCTGCTGGCGGACGTGGGAACCAACGCGGAAGTGGTTCTGGGCAACCGAGAATGGCTGGTCGCCTGCGCCGGCGCCGCGGGACCGGCCCTCGAAGGCGGAGCACTCGAACGTGGCATGCCGGCCGCGCCCGGCGCCATCGACCGGGTCCGCATCGACCCCGCCACGTTCGAACCGGACTTCCACGTCCTGGGCGATGTGAAGCCCTCGGGTATCTGCGGTTCCGGGGTGATCGACCTCATCGCCGAGATGTTCCGGGCTCGCCTCCTGACCCGGCAGGGCAAGCTGAGCTCGCCGCCGGGGTGCAGGCGCGTCGTCCACACCGAGGACGGCCCCGCATACGTTCTCGCCGACCCCGACCGGACCGCCGACGAAAAGGAGTTGCTCATCACTGAAACCGACGTCGAGGTTTTTCTCAAGTCCAAGGCGGCGATGTACGCCATGCTCAACGTCGCCGTCAAGAAGGTCGGCATCCGATTCGATGACGTCAGGCACTTCTATGTGGCCGGGGCGTTCGGGGAATCCATCGACCCGGCCATGGCCGTGCGCATCGGCATGATCCCCGATCTGCCCATGGAGACCTTCCACAGGATGGGAAACACGGCCGCGGCCGGGGCCGCCATGTTGCTGGTCGACCGCGACCTCCTGAAGGATATGGAAAAGGCGTGCGGCCGGATCACCTACGTGGAATTGAACGTGAACGCGGAATTCATGGATGAGTTCAGGAGCGCGCTCTTTTTGCCTCACACGAGCCGCCGGTTGTTCCCTTCGGTGAACGTGCCGTAA
- a CDS encoding KH domain-containing protein, whose translation MDDIQIKELVEVIARALAEYPEEVIVREITGHQISVIELRAAKVDLGKIIGKEGRNAHALRTIMNAAATKLHKRAVLEILE comes from the coding sequence ATGGACGACATTCAAATCAAAGAACTGGTTGAAGTGATTGCTCGGGCTCTTGCAGAATATCCTGAAGAAGTGATTGTCAGAGAGATTACGGGCCACCAGATTTCAGTGATCGAGCTCAGAGCCGCAAAAGTGGACCTGGGGAAGATCATCGGCAAGGAAGGGCGTAATGCCCACGCCCTCCGGACCATCATGAACGCGGCAGCCACCAAACTTCACAAGCGTGCGGTCTTGGAGATCCTGGAGTAG
- a CDS encoding glycosyltransferase family 9 protein gives MPTQNPRLNRIVVVHQGALGDFLLVLGVLEGLHRCSPDIRMGLWTRTEHFRLIEDKPYVDGFHPAGGPELLPFFDAEQWRRAVPPSFFTNAHEIFFFGQESSRAVADRLGRRTSASVHWLQSFPGPGVALHASRFVADQVRALGWEVQDAAACISPSPEDRGHVAHWLDEGTGGPGHGGTPGGAACAGGKPVAVHPGSGGRAKVWPLARWWGLLEWMRKEKGVPVLMILGPADEHLYPFASAARRIGVRLVEGLSLPRLAALLSGCRLYVGNDSGVSHLAAATSIPAAVIFGPTDPRVWAPAGANVRVVRASWDPATNLLWPPSSVETPSETIKSSLEEFLPARC, from the coding sequence TTGCCGACGCAAAATCCCCGCTTGAACAGGATCGTCGTCGTTCACCAGGGGGCGCTGGGGGATTTTCTCCTGGTGCTCGGCGTTCTCGAAGGTCTGCACCGTTGCAGTCCCGACATTCGGATGGGTCTTTGGACTCGAACGGAGCACTTCCGGCTCATCGAAGACAAACCGTACGTCGACGGGTTTCACCCCGCCGGCGGCCCGGAGCTTCTGCCTTTTTTCGATGCGGAACAGTGGAGGCGGGCGGTCCCTCCTTCCTTTTTCACCAACGCTCACGAGATTTTCTTTTTCGGGCAGGAAAGCAGCCGAGCCGTGGCCGATCGCCTGGGACGCAGGACGTCCGCTTCCGTGCACTGGCTGCAGTCTTTCCCGGGACCGGGCGTCGCGCTCCACGCATCGCGGTTCGTCGCCGACCAGGTGCGTGCGTTGGGTTGGGAGGTTCAAGACGCGGCCGCATGCATCTCCCCCTCACCGGAGGACCGAGGCCACGTCGCCCATTGGCTTGACGAAGGGACCGGCGGCCCGGGGCACGGAGGCACGCCCGGCGGTGCCGCCTGCGCGGGCGGCAAACCGGTCGCGGTGCATCCCGGCAGTGGAGGCAGGGCAAAAGTCTGGCCTCTTGCAAGGTGGTGGGGGCTGCTCGAATGGATGCGAAAGGAGAAGGGCGTACCGGTTCTCATGATCCTGGGACCGGCCGACGAGCACCTGTATCCTTTTGCGAGCGCGGCGCGGCGGATCGGGGTCCGGCTGGTGGAAGGCTTGAGCCTTCCCCGACTGGCCGCCCTGCTTTCAGGATGCCGCCTCTACGTGGGAAACGATTCCGGGGTCAGCCATCTTGCCGCGGCGACGTCCATTCCCGCCGCGGTGATCTTCGGTCCCACCGACCCGCGAGTCTGGGCCCCTGCGGGTGCCAATGTCCGGGTCGTTCGGGCCTCGTGGGATCCAGCCACAAACCTGCTCTGGCCGCCTTCATCCGTCGAGACGCCTTCGGAAACCATCAAATCGTCCCTGGAGGAGTTCCTGCCGGCCCGTTGCTGA
- a CDS encoding molybdopterin-dependent oxidoreductase codes for MKTVTACTLDCPDSCSLVVETSPNGKTTLRGNPDHPVTAGFVCRKARNFVKRLRSPYRITSPLLRRGGEWLRLGWDEALDLCARKIGEYRREPQSILHVHGEGAKGVLKQASKLFFALLGSSRVKGSLCDSAGYVAYVADFGSRDNNSVTDLLNARAIVNWGRDLSRSSVHTAAVVERARRGGTRVLTVSPGGMSNASASDITVRIRPGTDRFLAAAVIRRLIERERIGEELLTHTKGWEDFRELVLARDPAGLAAACEVNDEDIERIYSFYADGGPVATIVGTGLQRYLHGGENVRFINALAVLSGNMGRSGGGSHYHLHSLHSVDFGWAKGPAESSRRTLVYPTIGRNILEASAPPVRMLWVNGSNFVNQAPDSLQTVRALEKIKFKVVVDAFMTDTARHADLVLPCALILEQEDIVASYLHDFVHHVKKVFDPPGEARTDYEILSELGRRLDPPILLPDPQTCFRAALDRPNIEGTLEELRAKCFIEAKRPAVAYPGMVFAHSDGKCRFPPELHPEPPPPEGYPLRLLTLIRGDSIHSQIPQEDQAARPTVWIAPENPFAESGERLENAWVVSPLGRLRVEVRLMAGLHPAVVLYRRGDWMSAGGGANRLIAAGLTDMGSGAPFYEQYVRLETE; via the coding sequence GTGAAAACCGTCACCGCATGCACCCTGGACTGCCCCGATTCGTGTTCGCTCGTCGTCGAGACATCGCCGAACGGGAAAACGACGCTCAGGGGCAATCCCGACCATCCCGTCACCGCCGGGTTCGTTTGCCGGAAGGCGAGGAATTTCGTGAAGCGGCTGCGCAGCCCGTATCGCATCACGTCTCCGCTGCTGCGCAGGGGCGGCGAGTGGCTTCGCCTCGGATGGGATGAGGCACTGGATCTTTGCGCACGAAAGATCGGGGAATACCGCCGGGAGCCTCAATCGATCCTGCACGTTCACGGAGAAGGCGCCAAGGGTGTTCTGAAGCAGGCGAGCAAGCTGTTCTTCGCCCTGCTGGGTTCGAGCCGCGTCAAGGGATCGCTGTGCGATTCGGCGGGCTATGTCGCCTATGTGGCCGATTTCGGTTCCCGGGACAACAACTCGGTGACCGACCTTCTCAACGCCCGGGCGATCGTGAACTGGGGCCGTGACCTTTCCCGCAGCTCCGTGCACACGGCAGCCGTGGTGGAGCGCGCCCGCCGGGGCGGCACCCGCGTTCTGACGGTTTCCCCCGGCGGCATGAGCAACGCCTCCGCCTCGGACATCACGGTGCGGATCAGGCCCGGGACGGACCGGTTCCTGGCCGCGGCCGTGATCCGCCGATTGATCGAGCGGGAACGTATCGGCGAGGAGCTCCTCACCCACACCAAAGGATGGGAAGATTTCCGCGAGTTGGTCCTGGCCCGTGATCCGGCCGGGCTGGCCGCCGCCTGTGAAGTGAACGACGAAGACATCGAGCGAATCTATTCCTTCTACGCCGATGGGGGACCCGTCGCGACGATTGTCGGAACCGGATTGCAGCGATATCTCCACGGTGGCGAGAACGTGCGGTTCATCAACGCGCTCGCCGTCCTTTCAGGCAATATGGGCCGCTCGGGGGGAGGCAGTCACTACCACCTTCATTCCCTGCACAGCGTGGACTTCGGCTGGGCAAAAGGGCCGGCCGAATCCTCGCGCCGTACGCTGGTCTACCCGACCATCGGACGGAACATCCTGGAAGCGTCGGCCCCTCCCGTCAGGATGCTCTGGGTGAACGGGTCGAACTTCGTGAACCAGGCGCCCGATTCCCTGCAAACCGTCCGCGCCCTCGAAAAGATCAAGTTCAAAGTCGTGGTCGACGCCTTCATGACGGACACCGCCCGGCATGCGGACCTTGTCCTGCCCTGTGCCCTCATCCTGGAGCAGGAAGACATTGTGGCCTCCTACCTGCACGATTTCGTGCATCACGTGAAGAAGGTGTTCGACCCTCCCGGGGAGGCCCGCACCGATTACGAAATCCTCTCCGAGCTGGGCCGGCGGCTCGACCCGCCGATCCTGCTGCCGGACCCGCAAACGTGCTTCCGAGCGGCTCTCGACCGCCCGAACATTGAGGGCACGCTCGAGGAGTTGCGCGCGAAGTGTTTCATCGAGGCGAAGCGGCCCGCCGTGGCCTACCCCGGCATGGTCTTCGCCCATTCGGACGGCAAATGCCGCTTCCCGCCGGAGCTCCACCCGGAACCGCCCCCGCCCGAGGGTTATCCGCTGCGCCTGCTGACCCTGATTCGCGGAGACAGCATTCATTCGCAGATCCCGCAGGAAGACCAGGCCGCCCGGCCCACGGTGTGGATCGCCCCCGAGAATCCGTTCGCGGAGTCGGGGGAACGCCTCGAGAATGCATGGGTGGTTTCCCCCCTGGGACGACTGCGCGTGGAGGTGAGGCTGATGGCGGGGTTGCACCCGGCGGTGGTGTTGTATCGCCGTGGAGACTGGATGAGCGCCGGCGGCGGAGCGAATCGGCTCATCGCCGCGGGGCTGACCGATATGGGGAGTGGTGCCCCATTCTACGAACAATACGTACGACTGGAAACCGAATAG
- the ftsH gene encoding ATP-dependent zinc metalloprotease FtsH codes for MARKSDEDTNPMDKFMDRLRGSPGDGGPGRPDPSQRKVHFSIWYFILALLLIVWMQTYMGEQQSEKISYSEFKQRVHDGNVQNLVIEHDRITGTMKENDGPGRRFNTIRVEDPELVKQLEAKNIRFSGDVQNPWLGLITWWLLPFAIMIFFWSFLMRRMGGGPQGVLSVGKARVKIFAEKEITITFDDVAGIDEAKGELEEIVQFLKDPGKFQRLGGRIPKGVLLVGAPGTGKTLLAKAVAGEAGVPFFSMSGSEFVEMFVGVGAARVRDLFGQAKDHAPCIIFIDELDALGKARGLNPIGGHDEREQTLNQLLVEMDGFDPRSGVIIMAATNRPEILDPALLRPGRFDRHVAIDKPDIRGREAILRVHVKEVKLGSEVDLKKIAGMTPGFVGADLANLVNEAALVAARRDRDEVTMADFQEAADRIIGGLEKKNRAMNPKEKEIVAYHEAGHALVAMLLPNVDPVNKVSIIPRGIAALGYTQQLPTEDRYLMTRNELLDRLQVLLGGRVSEEIIFGDVSTGAQNDLQRATDIARSMVMEYGMSERLGPLTYTRDPRSAHLDLGLGSRERDYSEMIAQEIDEEITRIVEDAHEKVRATLKRERGCLEKLAKILLEKESIDGEELKQFCQEVKSHIARDPVQVEGGAA; via the coding sequence ATGGCAAGGAAGAGTGACGAAGATACCAACCCGATGGACAAGTTCATGGACAGACTCAGAGGCTCCCCTGGTGACGGAGGTCCCGGCCGCCCCGACCCTTCGCAAAGGAAGGTGCATTTCTCGATCTGGTATTTCATTCTGGCATTGTTACTGATCGTGTGGATGCAGACATACATGGGGGAACAGCAGAGCGAGAAGATAAGCTATTCCGAATTCAAGCAACGGGTCCACGACGGGAACGTCCAGAACCTTGTCATCGAGCATGACCGGATTACGGGCACCATGAAGGAGAACGACGGCCCCGGCCGGCGGTTCAACACTATCCGGGTGGAGGATCCCGAGCTGGTGAAGCAGCTCGAGGCGAAAAACATCAGGTTCAGCGGCGACGTGCAGAACCCATGGTTGGGCCTCATCACCTGGTGGCTGCTGCCGTTCGCGATCATGATCTTCTTCTGGAGCTTCCTCATGCGGCGCATGGGAGGCGGCCCCCAGGGGGTGCTTTCGGTGGGAAAGGCGCGGGTCAAGATATTTGCGGAAAAGGAAATCACGATCACTTTTGACGACGTCGCGGGAATCGATGAAGCCAAGGGAGAGCTCGAAGAGATCGTTCAGTTCCTTAAAGACCCCGGTAAGTTCCAGCGTCTCGGCGGCCGCATCCCCAAGGGCGTGCTACTGGTGGGTGCCCCCGGTACGGGAAAGACCCTGTTGGCTAAGGCGGTGGCGGGGGAGGCGGGTGTCCCCTTTTTCAGCATGAGCGGTTCTGAATTCGTCGAGATGTTCGTGGGTGTCGGAGCGGCCCGGGTGAGAGATCTTTTCGGGCAGGCCAAGGACCATGCGCCGTGCATCATTTTCATCGATGAGCTCGATGCCCTGGGAAAGGCCAGGGGGCTCAACCCCATCGGCGGCCACGACGAACGCGAACAGACATTGAACCAGCTCCTGGTGGAAATGGACGGGTTCGATCCGAGGTCGGGGGTGATCATCATGGCTGCCACCAACCGGCCGGAGATCCTCGATCCGGCCCTGTTGCGCCCGGGTCGCTTCGACCGGCACGTCGCCATCGACAAACCGGACATCAGGGGGCGTGAAGCGATCCTCAGAGTACACGTCAAGGAAGTGAAGCTCGGCTCCGAAGTCGACCTCAAGAAGATCGCCGGGATGACCCCCGGTTTCGTCGGCGCCGACCTGGCCAACCTGGTGAATGAAGCCGCCCTGGTAGCGGCCAGGCGAGACCGGGACGAAGTCACCATGGCCGACTTCCAGGAAGCCGCCGACCGGATCATCGGCGGCCTCGAAAAGAAGAACCGGGCCATGAATCCAAAGGAAAAAGAGATCGTCGCCTACCACGAAGCCGGCCACGCCCTCGTGGCCATGCTCCTTCCCAACGTGGACCCGGTCAACAAGGTCTCCATCATTCCCCGCGGCATCGCCGCTCTCGGGTATACGCAGCAGCTTCCCACCGAAGACCGTTACCTGATGACCCGCAACGAGCTGCTGGATCGCCTGCAGGTTCTGCTCGGAGGCCGGGTTTCGGAGGAAATCATCTTCGGGGACGTGTCCACCGGGGCACAGAACGATCTGCAGCGGGCAACCGACATTGCGCGCAGCATGGTCATGGAATACGGGATGAGCGAACGCCTGGGGCCTTTGACCTATACTCGCGATCCGCGTTCCGCCCACCTGGACCTGGGGCTGGGGTCGCGTGAACGGGACTACAGCGAAATGATCGCCCAGGAAATCGATGAAGAAATCACCCGGATCGTGGAAGACGCTCATGAAAAGGTACGCGCCACACTGAAACGGGAACGCGGATGCCTCGAGAAACTGGCCAAAATCCTCCTGGAAAAGGAGTCCATCGACGGCGAGGAGCTGAAGCAATTCTGCCAGGAGGTGAAATCCCACATCGCCCGGGATCCCGTGCAGGTTGAGGGAGGGGCGGCATAG
- a CDS encoding MlaA family lipoprotein: MERVLRVVSIFAVLLLLAPVLADLGSGAGARRVQGVAFAAGAGNNEERAAPAAEPISDPLEKLNRGIFKLNDRLYFWVMKPTATVYSWYFPEGFRICVRNAFTNFMFPVRFINNVLQGKFQYAGTEAGRFAVNSTLGFAGMWDIAARDFGLVVRDEDFGQTLGAWGAGSGFYIVLPVFGPSNVRDTVGLGVDSVMNPVFWLASTPVSAGVKAGKTVNSMSLRIGEYEDFKKSALDPYISMREAYTQYRAEEMAK; the protein is encoded by the coding sequence ATGGAACGAGTGCTTAGAGTAGTGAGCATTTTTGCAGTACTGTTGCTTCTCGCGCCCGTACTTGCAGATCTTGGGTCCGGGGCCGGCGCCCGGCGCGTGCAAGGGGTTGCATTTGCAGCCGGGGCGGGAAACAATGAGGAACGTGCTGCACCCGCGGCCGAGCCGATCTCCGATCCCTTGGAGAAACTGAACCGAGGCATATTCAAGCTCAACGACCGCCTCTATTTCTGGGTCATGAAGCCGACCGCCACCGTCTATAGCTGGTACTTTCCGGAAGGGTTCAGAATCTGTGTGCGCAATGCCTTTACCAACTTCATGTTTCCCGTTCGGTTCATCAACAATGTCCTTCAGGGCAAGTTCCAATATGCCGGTACGGAAGCCGGCCGCTTTGCCGTCAACTCGACCCTCGGATTCGCCGGAATGTGGGACATCGCCGCCCGTGATTTCGGACTCGTCGTGCGCGATGAGGACTTCGGCCAGACACTGGGTGCCTGGGGCGCCGGATCGGGGTTCTACATCGTGCTGCCCGTTTTTGGGCCATCCAATGTTCGGGATACCGTCGGACTCGGTGTCGATTCGGTCATGAACCCTGTGTTCTGGCTGGCGAGCACGCCTGTGAGCGCAGGGGTGAAGGCCGGGAAAACGGTCAACAGCATGTCGTTGAGGATAGGCGAGTACGAGGATTTCAAGAAATCGGCCCTCGATCCCTACATCTCCATGCGCGAGGCTTACACGCAGTATCGTGCGGAGGAGATGGCGAAGTAG